In Hyphomicrobium denitrificans 1NES1, one DNA window encodes the following:
- a CDS encoding P63C domain-containing protein, producing MTITSHYKATITQLGPDVDGYILDEMDGEQQRQPRCVLSKRAAASALGLKSEGGSALWRTLSRQNIGSEIDENLRKKIDNPIVFKYLGTGSESGGPGVTVHGIETSTFIEILRAILKAKLTETQKFLAQRAQDMLIALANTTLDSIIYQESGYWKTIEGQRVADILDKYLQDHARKWAKTFPDEFWVKLIKVKGYPSYVALNRPAFVGHWVNDIVYDRLVPCARRKLDKINPRLPAGYRKNKHHQHATEDYGLPELKAHLIKVMAYMDAAANDTQFMRMLNRGTPKFGDTYEMPLDDVYN from the coding sequence ATGACAATTACCTCACACTACAAAGCGACGATCACGCAGCTTGGTCCAGATGTGGACGGATACATCCTGGACGAGATGGATGGCGAACAGCAACGGCAACCGCGTTGTGTGCTCAGCAAGCGCGCCGCTGCAAGCGCGCTCGGCCTCAAGTCAGAAGGCGGAAGCGCTCTCTGGCGAACTTTGTCGCGCCAAAACATCGGGTCCGAAATCGACGAAAATCTTAGAAAAAAGATAGATAACCCTATTGTTTTCAAATACTTGGGTACCGGGTCCGAATCTGGCGGACCCGGTGTGACGGTTCACGGCATCGAGACTAGCACGTTCATCGAAATTCTGCGCGCGATCCTGAAAGCTAAACTCACCGAGACGCAGAAGTTTCTCGCGCAACGCGCACAGGACATGCTCATCGCCCTAGCGAACACAACGCTAGATTCGATCATCTACCAGGAGTCCGGGTACTGGAAGACTATCGAGGGGCAGCGAGTTGCTGACATTCTCGACAAATACCTTCAAGACCATGCGCGCAAGTGGGCAAAGACGTTCCCGGATGAATTCTGGGTCAAGCTCATCAAAGTCAAGGGCTACCCCAGTTACGTGGCACTCAACCGTCCGGCATTCGTCGGGCACTGGGTCAATGACATCGTGTATGATCGCCTTGTTCCATGCGCGAGACGGAAGCTCGACAAGATCAATCCGCGGCTTCCGGCAGGCTATCGAAAGAACAAGCACCATCAACATGCGACAGAAGACTACGGCCTTCCTGAATTGAAGGCGCACCTTATCAAAGTGATGGCCTACATGGACGCCGCCGCGAACGATACCCAATTTATGCGAATGCTAAATCGCGGTACGCCGAAGTTTGGCGATACCTACGAGATGCCTTTGGATGACGTCTACAATTGA
- a CDS encoding sialidase family protein, translated as MRKYFVAGALAGVSALVLAPTLTHAHDAKMHHHGQPTACQTEALACASVATGAFAPDGKLWLTWSAGGRISVASSADLGKTFSAPVTLPATKLPLDNGPDARPKIAFGPDGCVALTYATRDEKYNGHAFIVRSSDGGKTFRNVLV; from the coding sequence ATGCGTAAGTATTTCGTAGCCGGCGCGCTGGCGGGTGTCTCAGCGCTAGTTCTGGCACCGACCCTGACGCACGCGCACGACGCGAAGATGCATCACCATGGGCAGCCGACTGCATGTCAGACGGAGGCGCTCGCGTGTGCGAGCGTAGCAACCGGGGCGTTTGCTCCGGACGGCAAGCTCTGGCTGACGTGGTCGGCGGGAGGGCGCATCTCGGTTGCGAGTTCAGCCGATCTCGGAAAGACATTCTCGGCGCCGGTGACGCTTCCGGCAACGAAGCTGCCGCTCGACAACGGGCCTGACGCACGCCCAAAAATTGCGTTCGGTCCCGATGGCTGCGTCGCGCTTACGTATGCGACGCGTGATGAAAAATACAACGGCCACGCCTTCATCGTGCGATCCTCGGACGGTGGTAAAACTTTTCGGAATGTCCTAGTTTAA
- a CDS encoding IS1595 family transposase: MGTIFHHTHLPLQKWFLAVALVLNAKKGLSARQIARDLEVNKNTGWRMAMQIRKAMEQRDHRDLLTGMIEMDETYIGGKPRKGNIGSGGQGGGSNPRGRGTKKPAVVGMIERGGKVRTQVVSKKNLRAKGISALVRRNVDTANSILITDEYQGYVGIKTFMPHQTVNHKVWYVADDGSHTNSIESFWALLKRGIVGQYHKVSLRHLPAYINEFSYRFNHRETANVFDLTIERAIGVTP; this comes from the coding sequence GTGGGCACAATTTTCCATCACACGCACTTGCCGCTTCAAAAGTGGTTCTTGGCCGTGGCGCTCGTCCTTAATGCCAAGAAAGGTCTTTCAGCACGGCAGATCGCGCGCGATCTGGAAGTCAACAAGAACACCGGATGGCGGATGGCGATGCAAATCCGCAAAGCAATGGAGCAGCGCGATCATCGCGACCTGCTAACCGGCATGATCGAAATGGACGAAACGTACATCGGAGGAAAACCGCGCAAGGGCAATATTGGGTCAGGTGGCCAGGGCGGCGGTAGCAATCCTCGCGGGCGCGGGACCAAGAAGCCCGCCGTCGTCGGCATGATCGAGCGCGGTGGCAAGGTTCGGACGCAAGTGGTCAGCAAGAAAAACCTGCGTGCCAAAGGTATCTCCGCGCTGGTTCGCCGTAATGTCGATACGGCGAACTCGATCCTCATCACAGACGAGTATCAGGGATACGTTGGCATCAAGACGTTCATGCCCCACCAGACGGTCAACCATAAGGTCTGGTACGTGGCCGACGACGGCTCGCACACAAATTCAATCGAGTCGTTTTGGGCGCTTCTGAAAAGGGGCATCGTCGGCCAGTACCACAAGGTCTCGTTGCGTCATCTGCCTGCGTACATCAATGAATTCTCGTATCGCTTCAATCACCGCGAAACGGCAAACGTCTTCGATCTCACAATCGAGCGGGCCATTGGAGTCACGCCATGA
- a CDS encoding sialidase family protein, with protein MFAAWIDKRNVAAAKAAGKPYAGAALAFAWDDKPGGTLEAATIARDNSCECCRIAVAFAGPGKPVAMFRNIFDGGIRDHATITFSGDGKPGPLYRVSDDDAKIDACPHQGPSLAIGSDGTYHATWFALGRKLRGVYYAHSQDGGKTFSEPMRIGDLNTQTSRPYVLAAGGEVYLAYKSFDGEKTSVELMTSRDAGRTWSEPRTIATTANVSDHPLLIAYRTTAYLSWLTIKEGYRLIPLEPQS; from the coding sequence GTGTTCGCCGCATGGATCGACAAGCGGAATGTCGCCGCCGCAAAGGCGGCAGGCAAACCTTATGCGGGCGCCGCCCTGGCCTTCGCGTGGGACGACAAGCCTGGCGGCACGCTCGAAGCCGCGACGATTGCGCGTGATAATTCCTGCGAATGCTGCCGCATCGCCGTCGCGTTCGCCGGACCCGGCAAACCGGTCGCGATGTTCCGCAACATTTTCGATGGCGGCATTCGCGATCACGCGACGATCACGTTCTCCGGCGACGGTAAGCCCGGCCCGCTCTATCGCGTGAGTGACGATGACGCGAAGATCGACGCGTGTCCGCATCAGGGGCCGAGCCTCGCGATCGGGAGCGATGGCACCTATCATGCGACGTGGTTTGCACTCGGCCGCAAGCTCAGGGGTGTCTACTACGCGCATTCGCAGGATGGCGGTAAGACGTTTTCAGAGCCGATGCGTATCGGCGATCTGAATACGCAGACATCGCGCCCCTACGTCTTGGCTGCGGGCGGAGAGGTTTATCTCGCTTACAAATCCTTCGACGGCGAGAAAACAAGCGTCGAGCTGATGACGTCGCGCGACGCAGGACGAACGTGGAGCGAGCCGCGAACCATTGCGACGACGGCTAACGTTTCCGACCATCCGCTCCTCATTGCGTATCGGACGACCGCGTATCTTTCATGGCTCACGATCAAAGAAGGGTATCGGCTGATACCGCTGGAGCCGCAGTCATGA